Proteins from one SAR324 cluster bacterium genomic window:
- a CDS encoding CidA/LrgA family protein has product MLGTAAVMGLGVPIPGPVAGLLFLIGWLGMNAPRPKLLKETAQGLIAHLSLLFVPAAVGIVQHLDRLVLEGKILLTAVVVSTILALIVGALTFVVMVRLTGALPEGEELRS; this is encoded by the coding sequence TTGCTGGGTACTGCGGCTGTGATGGGGCTAGGAGTGCCGATTCCTGGACCGGTGGCAGGATTACTTTTTCTGATTGGCTGGCTGGGAATGAATGCTCCCAGACCTAAGTTGTTGAAGGAGACTGCCCAGGGGTTGATTGCCCATTTGTCTTTGCTCTTTGTTCCAGCTGCGGTGGGAATTGTTCAACATTTGGATCGGCTTGTTTTGGAGGGAAAGATCCTGTTGACCGCGGTTGTGGTCAGTACAATACTGGCCTTGATCGTCGGAGCTCTGACCTTTGTAGTGATGGTGCGCTTAACAGGGGCCTTACCAGAGGGTGAGGAACTGCGATCATGA